Proteins encoded by one window of Streptacidiphilus sp. PB12-B1b:
- a CDS encoding metal-sulfur cluster assembly factor, translating into MEALLDVVDPELGIDVVNLGLIYGVHIDESDVATIDMTLTSAACPLTDVIEDQARTATDGLVQDLKINWVWMPPWGPDKITPDGRDQLRALGFNV; encoded by the coding sequence ATGGAGGCGCTGCTGGACGTCGTCGACCCGGAGCTGGGCATCGACGTCGTCAACCTGGGCCTGATCTACGGCGTCCACATCGACGAGTCGGACGTGGCCACCATCGACATGACGCTCACCTCGGCGGCCTGCCCGCTGACCGACGTCATCGAGGACCAGGCCCGTACCGCCACCGACGGCCTGGTCCAGGATCTGAAGATCAACTGGGTCTGGATGCCGCCGTGGGGCCCGGACAAGATCACCCCCGACGGCCGCGACCAGCTGCGCGCCCTCGGCTTCAACGTCTGA
- the sufU gene encoding Fe-S cluster assembly sulfur transfer protein SufU, translating into MKMDSMYQEIILDHYKHPHGKGLRDGDAEVHHVNPTCGDEITLRVRLDGGTVADVSYESQGCSISQASASVLNDLVVGKPVGEAQRIQEAFLELMQSKGQSEGDEEVLEDAIAFAGVSKYPARVKCALLSWMAWKDATAQALADTPVKESA; encoded by the coding sequence ATGAAGATGGACTCCATGTACCAGGAGATCATCCTGGACCACTACAAGCACCCGCACGGCAAGGGGCTGCGCGACGGCGACGCCGAAGTGCACCATGTCAACCCGACCTGCGGCGACGAGATCACCCTGCGGGTGCGGCTGGACGGCGGCACCGTCGCGGACGTCTCGTACGAGTCGCAGGGCTGTTCGATCAGCCAGGCCAGCGCCTCGGTGCTGAACGACCTGGTCGTGGGCAAGCCGGTCGGTGAGGCGCAGCGGATCCAGGAGGCGTTCCTGGAGCTGATGCAGAGCAAGGGCCAGTCCGAGGGCGACGAGGAGGTGCTGGAGGACGCGATCGCGTTCGCCGGCGTCTCCAAGTACCCGGCGCGGGTCAAGTGCGCCCTGCTGAGCTGGATGGCCTGGAAGGACGCCACCGCGCAGGCGCTGGCCGACACACCCGTCAAGGAGAGCGCATGA
- a CDS encoding cysteine desulfurase, producing the protein MTVPAPLDVDAIRKDFPILQRLVHDGKPLVYLDNAATSQKPRQVLDAMGAYYEQHNANVHRGVHTLAEEATALYEGARDKVASFVNAPSRDEVVFTKNASESLNLVANMLGWADEPYRVGPDSEIVITEMEHHSNIVPWQLLAQRTGAKLKWFGLTDGGRLDLSTIDEVITERTKVVSFVLVSNILGTVNPVEAIVRRAQDVGALVVIDASQAAPHMVLDVQALGADFVAFTGHKMLAPTGIGVLWGRQELLEDLPPFLGGGEMIETVSMSSSTYAPAPHKFEAGTPPISQAVGLGAAIDYLTAVGMDAVAAHEHRITEYAIERLREVPELKIIGPDTAEGRGAAISFTLGDIHPHDVGQVLDEQGVAVRVGHHCARPVCLRYGIPATTRASFYLYSTEAEVDALIQGLHQVRNFFG; encoded by the coding sequence CTGACCGTGCCCGCCCCGCTGGACGTCGACGCCATCCGCAAGGACTTCCCGATCCTGCAGCGGCTGGTGCACGACGGCAAGCCGCTGGTCTACCTGGACAACGCGGCCACCTCGCAGAAGCCCCGTCAGGTGCTCGACGCCATGGGCGCCTACTACGAGCAGCACAACGCCAACGTCCACCGCGGCGTGCACACGCTCGCGGAGGAGGCCACGGCGCTGTACGAGGGCGCCCGCGACAAGGTCGCGTCCTTCGTCAACGCGCCCAGCCGGGACGAGGTGGTCTTCACCAAGAACGCCTCCGAGTCGCTCAACCTGGTCGCCAACATGCTGGGCTGGGCCGACGAGCCCTACCGGGTCGGCCCCGACTCCGAGATCGTGATCACGGAGATGGAGCACCACTCCAACATCGTCCCGTGGCAGCTGCTGGCGCAGCGCACCGGCGCGAAGCTGAAGTGGTTCGGCCTCACCGACGGCGGCCGGCTCGACCTGTCCACCATCGACGAGGTCATCACCGAGAGGACCAAGGTCGTCTCGTTCGTCCTGGTGTCCAACATCCTGGGCACGGTCAACCCGGTCGAGGCCATCGTCCGGCGCGCGCAGGACGTCGGTGCGCTGGTGGTCATCGACGCCTCGCAGGCCGCGCCGCACATGGTGCTGGACGTGCAGGCGCTGGGCGCCGACTTCGTCGCCTTCACCGGGCACAAGATGCTGGCCCCCACCGGCATCGGCGTGCTCTGGGGCCGTCAGGAGCTGCTGGAGGACCTGCCGCCGTTCCTGGGCGGCGGCGAGATGATCGAGACCGTCTCGATGAGCTCCTCCACCTACGCCCCGGCGCCGCACAAGTTCGAGGCGGGCACGCCGCCGATCTCGCAGGCCGTCGGCCTGGGCGCGGCCATCGACTACCTCACGGCGGTCGGCATGGACGCGGTCGCGGCGCACGAGCACCGGATCACCGAGTACGCGATCGAGCGGCTGCGGGAGGTGCCCGAGCTGAAGATCATCGGCCCGGACACCGCCGAGGGCCGGGGCGCGGCGATCTCCTTCACGCTCGGCGACATCCACCCGCACGACGTCGGCCAGGTGCTGGACGAGCAGGGCGTCGCCGTCCGGGTCGGCCACCACTGCGCCCGGCCGGTCTGCCTGCGGTACGGAATTCCGGCGACCACGCGGGCGTCGTTCTACCTGTACTCCACGGAGGCGGAGGTGGACGCCCTGATCCAGGGCCTGCACCAGGTCCGCAACTTCTTCGGATAG
- the sufC gene encoding Fe-S cluster assembly ATPase SufC, with translation MATLEINDLHVSVETETGPREILRGVDLTVKQGETHAIMGPNGSGKSTLAYSLAGHPKYTVTSGTVTLDGEDVLAMTVDERARAGVFLAMQYPVEIPGVSVSNFLRTSATAVRGEAPKLRTWVKEVKETMASLQMDPAFAERNVNEGFSGGEKKRHEILQMELLKPKVAILDETDSGLDVDALRVVSEGVNRVRGTGEVGTLLITHYTRILRYITPDYVHVFSAGKIVKSGGPELADELENEGYEKYAKGGASE, from the coding sequence ATGGCAACCCTTGAAATCAACGACCTGCACGTCTCCGTCGAGACCGAGACCGGCCCCCGGGAGATCCTGCGCGGCGTCGACCTCACCGTGAAGCAGGGTGAGACCCACGCCATCATGGGCCCCAACGGCTCGGGCAAGTCCACCCTGGCCTACTCGCTGGCCGGGCACCCCAAGTACACGGTCACCAGCGGCACGGTCACCCTGGACGGCGAGGACGTCCTGGCGATGACCGTGGACGAGCGCGCCCGGGCCGGGGTCTTCCTGGCGATGCAGTACCCGGTGGAGATCCCCGGCGTGTCGGTCTCCAACTTCCTGCGCACCTCCGCCACCGCCGTCCGCGGCGAGGCACCCAAGCTCCGCACCTGGGTGAAGGAGGTCAAGGAGACCATGGCCAGCCTGCAGATGGACCCGGCCTTCGCCGAGCGCAACGTCAACGAGGGCTTCTCCGGCGGCGAGAAGAAGCGCCACGAGATCCTGCAGATGGAGCTGCTCAAGCCCAAGGTCGCCATCCTGGACGAGACCGACTCCGGCCTGGACGTGGACGCGCTGCGGGTGGTCTCCGAGGGCGTCAACCGGGTGCGCGGGACCGGCGAGGTCGGCACCCTGCTGATCACCCACTACACCCGCATCCTGCGCTACATCACGCCGGACTACGTGCACGTCTTCTCGGCCGGCAAGATCGTCAAGTCGGGCGGCCCGGAGCTGGCCGACGAGCTGGAGAACGAGGGCTACGAGAAGTACGCGAAGGGTGGCGCGTCCGAGTGA
- a CDS encoding non-heme iron oxygenase ferredoxin subunit, producing MTTETTQGYVRVAALSELEADTPKRVEVGGVPVSLVRTEGEVFAIHDICSHANVSLSEGEVEDCAIECWLHGSTFDLRTGRPSGLPATRPVPVYPVKIEGDDVLVSVTQES from the coding sequence ATGACCACGGAAACCACGCAGGGCTACGTGCGGGTCGCCGCACTGAGCGAGCTGGAGGCCGACACGCCCAAGCGGGTCGAGGTCGGCGGAGTCCCGGTGTCGCTGGTGCGCACGGAGGGCGAGGTCTTCGCCATCCATGACATCTGCTCGCACGCCAACGTCTCCCTCTCCGAGGGCGAGGTGGAGGACTGCGCCATCGAGTGCTGGCTCCACGGGTCCACCTTCGACCTGCGCACCGGCAGGCCCTCCGGGCTTCCGGCCACCCGCCCCGTCCCCGTGTACCCCGTCAAGATCGAAGGGGACGATGTGCTCGTCTCCGTCACCCAGGAGTCCTGA
- the sufD gene encoding Fe-S cluster assembly protein SufD produces the protein MAEVSNTPGGSTTAGSIEVGTAGAGAQLAGPGTGREEAAAHPVDARLAAVASYDVEDFPVPTGREENWRFTPLARLRGLHDGSAKADADAVKVDVSAPAGVVVELVERSDPRVGKAGKPVDRVAAQAFSAFEQAGVVSVPRDTRLPEPIRIAVHGQGGTAYGHQVVELGAFSEATVVIEHTGDAVLAANVEYLIGDGAKLTVVSIQDWEDGAVHVAQHTALIGRDASFKSVVVTVGGDLVRLHPRVVYGSTGGEADLFGVYFADSGQHLEHRLFIDHDTPHCRSNVAYKGALQGRDARAVWIGDVLIRAAAEGTDTYELNRNLVLTDGARVDSVPNLEIETGEIVGAGHASATGRFDDEQLFYLQSRGIPADEARRLVVRGFFAELVQQIGLPELEERLIATIDAELEATVA, from the coding sequence ATGGCTGAGGTCTCAAACACCCCCGGCGGCTCGACCACGGCCGGATCGATCGAGGTCGGCACGGCCGGCGCCGGAGCGCAGCTGGCCGGGCCGGGCACCGGCCGCGAGGAAGCCGCCGCCCACCCGGTGGACGCCCGGCTCGCCGCCGTCGCCTCCTACGACGTCGAGGACTTCCCCGTCCCCACCGGGCGCGAGGAGAACTGGCGGTTCACCCCGCTGGCCCGCCTGCGCGGCCTGCACGACGGCTCGGCCAAGGCCGACGCGGACGCGGTCAAGGTGGACGTCAGCGCGCCCGCCGGGGTGGTCGTGGAGCTGGTGGAGCGCTCCGACCCGCGCGTCGGCAAGGCCGGCAAGCCGGTCGACCGGGTCGCCGCCCAGGCGTTCAGCGCCTTCGAGCAGGCCGGGGTGGTCTCGGTGCCGCGCGACACCCGGCTGCCGGAGCCGATCCGGATCGCCGTGCACGGCCAGGGCGGCACCGCCTACGGCCACCAGGTCGTCGAGCTGGGCGCGTTCTCCGAGGCGACGGTCGTCATCGAGCACACCGGCGACGCCGTGCTGGCCGCCAACGTCGAGTACCTGATCGGCGACGGCGCCAAGCTCACCGTGGTCTCCATCCAGGACTGGGAGGACGGCGCCGTCCACGTCGCCCAGCACACCGCGCTGATCGGCCGGGACGCCTCGTTCAAGTCCGTGGTGGTCACCGTCGGCGGCGACCTGGTCCGGCTGCACCCGCGGGTGGTGTACGGCTCCACCGGCGGCGAGGCCGACCTGTTCGGCGTCTACTTCGCCGACTCGGGCCAGCACCTGGAGCACCGGCTGTTCATCGACCACGACACCCCGCACTGCCGCAGCAACGTCGCCTACAAGGGCGCGCTGCAGGGGCGGGACGCGCGGGCCGTGTGGATCGGCGACGTGCTGATCCGCGCCGCCGCCGAGGGCACCGACACCTACGAGCTCAACCGCAACCTGGTGCTCACCGACGGCGCCCGGGTGGACTCGGTGCCCAACCTGGAGATCGAGACCGGCGAGATCGTCGGCGCCGGCCACGCCTCGGCGACCGGCCGCTTCGACGACGAGCAGCTGTTCTACCTCCAGTCCCGCGGCATCCCCGCCGACGAGGCCCGGCGCCTGGTGGTGCGCGGCTTCTTCGCCGAACTGGTGCAGCAGATCGGCCTGCCCGAGCTGGAGGAGCGGCTGATCGCCACGATCGACGCCGAGCTGGAGGCGACGGTCGCATGA
- the sufB gene encoding Fe-S cluster assembly protein SufB has product MTTTAHPELEGLGTYEFGWSDPDTAGAAAKRGLSEAVVRDISAKKSEPEWMLNLRLKGLKLFAKKPMPTWGSDLTGIDFDNIKYFVRSTEKQAESWEDLPEDIKNTYDKLGIPEAEKQRLVAGVAAQYESEVVYHQINQELEAKGVIFMDTDTALKEHPEIFQEYFGTVIPVGDNKFASLNSAVWSGGSFIYVPKGVHVEIPLQAYFRINTENMGQFERTLIIVDEDAYVHYVEGCTAPIYSSDSLHSAVVEIIVKKGGRCRYTTIQNWSNNVYNLVTKRAVAYEGATMEWVDGNIGSKVTMKYPAVYLMGEHAKGETLSIAFAGAGQHQDAGAKMVHMAPNTSSNIVSKSVARGGGRTSYRGLIEIGEGSKGAKSNVLCDALLVDTVSRSDTYPYVDVREDDVSMGHEATVSKVSDDQLFYLMSRGMTEFEAMAMIVRGFVEPIAKELPMEYALELNRLIELQMEGSVG; this is encoded by the coding sequence ATGACCACGACCGCTCACCCGGAGCTTGAAGGCCTGGGAACGTACGAGTTCGGCTGGTCCGACCCCGACACCGCGGGCGCCGCCGCCAAGCGCGGCCTGTCCGAGGCTGTCGTCCGCGACATCTCGGCGAAGAAGTCCGAGCCGGAGTGGATGCTGAACCTGCGGCTCAAGGGCCTCAAGCTGTTCGCCAAGAAGCCCATGCCGACCTGGGGTTCGGACCTCACCGGCATCGACTTCGACAACATCAAGTACTTCGTGCGGTCGACCGAGAAGCAGGCGGAGTCCTGGGAGGACCTGCCCGAGGACATCAAGAACACCTACGACAAGCTGGGCATCCCGGAGGCGGAGAAGCAGCGCCTGGTGGCCGGCGTCGCCGCCCAGTACGAGTCCGAGGTGGTCTACCACCAGATCAACCAGGAGCTGGAGGCGAAGGGTGTCATCTTCATGGACACCGACACCGCCCTCAAGGAGCACCCGGAGATCTTCCAGGAGTACTTCGGCACCGTCATCCCGGTCGGCGACAACAAGTTCGCCTCGCTGAACAGCGCCGTGTGGTCCGGCGGCTCGTTCATCTACGTGCCGAAGGGCGTGCACGTGGAGATCCCGCTGCAGGCCTACTTCCGGATCAACACCGAGAACATGGGCCAGTTCGAGCGGACGCTGATCATCGTCGACGAGGACGCCTACGTCCACTACGTCGAGGGCTGCACCGCCCCGATCTACTCCTCGGACTCGCTGCACAGCGCCGTGGTGGAGATCATCGTGAAGAAGGGCGGCCGCTGCCGCTACACGACCATCCAGAACTGGTCGAACAACGTCTACAACCTGGTGACCAAGCGCGCCGTCGCGTACGAGGGCGCCACCATGGAGTGGGTCGACGGCAACATCGGCTCCAAGGTCACCATGAAGTACCCGGCCGTGTACCTGATGGGCGAGCACGCCAAGGGCGAGACCCTCTCCATCGCCTTCGCCGGTGCGGGCCAGCACCAGGACGCCGGGGCCAAGATGGTCCACATGGCGCCCAACACCTCGTCCAACATCGTCTCCAAGTCGGTGGCGCGCGGCGGCGGCCGGACCTCCTACCGCGGGCTGATCGAGATCGGCGAGGGCTCCAAGGGCGCCAAGTCGAACGTGCTCTGCGACGCGCTGCTGGTGGACACCGTCTCCCGCTCGGACACCTACCCCTATGTGGACGTCCGCGAGGACGACGTCTCCATGGGCCACGAGGCGACGGTCTCCAAGGTCAGCGACGACCAGCTGTTCTACCTGATGAGCCGGGGCATGACCGAGTTCGAGGCGATGGCGATGATCGTCCGCGGCTTCGTCGAGCCGATCGCCAAGGAGCTGCCGATGGAGTACGCCCTGGAGCTGAACCGGCTGATCGAGCTGCAGATGGAGGGCTCGGTCGGCTGA
- a CDS encoding metalloregulator ArsR/SmtB family transcription factor has translation MRERNESQEAVPAAPHGPVPSRDRVARSILDHGPSSAADLADRLGITQAAVRRHLDALLAAGLVTAREQKVYGHRGRGRPAKVFALTDSGRDAFYQAYDQLAADALRFLAEAAGGGEAGRQALAAFARSRLAKDADRYRAEIAEAAQPGESTPTEALAGALSGDGYAATVRRAPLGEQLCQHHCPVAHIAEQFPQFCEAETEVFSQLLGTHVQRLATIAHGDGVCTTFVPAPAVPPSAATTEVSGRNPA, from the coding sequence ATGCGTGAGCGGAATGAGAGCCAGGAGGCCGTACCCGCGGCCCCCCACGGCCCCGTGCCCTCACGCGACCGGGTGGCCCGCTCCATCCTGGACCACGGCCCCAGCAGCGCCGCCGACCTCGCCGACCGCCTCGGCATCACCCAGGCGGCCGTCCGCAGGCACTTGGACGCGCTGCTCGCCGCCGGGCTGGTCACCGCCCGTGAGCAGAAGGTGTACGGGCACCGCGGCCGGGGCCGTCCGGCCAAGGTCTTCGCGCTCACCGACTCCGGCCGGGACGCCTTCTACCAGGCGTACGACCAGCTCGCCGCCGACGCCCTGCGCTTCCTCGCGGAGGCGGCCGGGGGCGGCGAGGCCGGGCGGCAGGCGCTGGCCGCCTTCGCCCGCTCGCGGCTGGCCAAGGACGCCGACCGCTACCGCGCCGAGATCGCCGAGGCCGCCCAGCCGGGCGAGTCCACCCCCACCGAGGCGCTCGCCGGCGCGCTGTCCGGCGACGGGTACGCTGCCACGGTGCGGCGTGCCCCCCTCGGAGAGCAGCTCTGCCAGCACCACTGCCCGGTGGCGCACATCGCCGAGCAGTTCCCGCAGTTCTGCGAGGCCGAGACCGAGGTCTTCTCGCAGCTGCTGGGCACCCATGTGCAGCGGCTGGCCACCATCGCCCACGGCGACGGGGTCTGCACCACCTTCGTGCCCGCCCCCGCCGTACCGCCATCCGCCGCCACCACCGAAGTCTCCGGGAGGAACCCCGCATGA
- a CDS encoding ABC transporter ATP-binding protein, with amino-acid sequence MHSDAAEAAVEIRGLVKRYGDKTAVDGLDLTVARGAVTAVLGPNGAGKTTTVETCEGYRRPDAGTVRVLGLDPVADAARLRPRIGVMLQSGGIYPGARALEMLRHTARLHAHPLDVDALAERLGLGSCGRTAYRRLSGGQQQRLALAMAVVGRPELVFLDEPTAGLDPHARHATWELVRDLRADGVAVVLTTHHMDEAEQLADHVAIVDAGRVIAEGSPDQLCRSDAGNTVRFRAHAGLDIASLLKALPDGSRVSEPAPGSYLVEGAVDPQLLATVTTWCAQSGVMPERLAVERNTLEDVFLELTGRDLRG; translated from the coding sequence ATGCACTCCGATGCCGCAGAGGCCGCAGTCGAGATCAGGGGCCTGGTCAAACGCTACGGCGACAAGACCGCCGTGGACGGGCTGGACCTCACCGTGGCCCGTGGCGCGGTCACCGCCGTGCTCGGCCCCAACGGCGCGGGCAAGACCACCACCGTCGAGACCTGCGAGGGCTACCGCCGTCCCGACGCCGGCACCGTCCGCGTCCTCGGCCTGGACCCGGTCGCCGACGCCGCCCGGCTGCGCCCGCGGATCGGCGTGATGCTCCAGTCCGGCGGCATCTACCCGGGCGCGCGCGCCCTGGAGATGCTCCGGCACACCGCCCGGCTGCACGCGCACCCGCTGGACGTGGACGCCCTGGCCGAGCGGCTCGGCCTCGGCTCCTGCGGCCGGACCGCCTACCGCCGGCTCTCCGGCGGGCAGCAGCAGCGGCTGGCGCTGGCCATGGCCGTCGTCGGCCGACCGGAGCTGGTCTTCCTGGACGAGCCCACCGCCGGGCTCGACCCGCACGCCCGCCACGCCACCTGGGAGCTGGTCCGCGACCTGCGCGCGGACGGCGTCGCCGTGGTGCTCACCACCCACCACATGGACGAGGCCGAGCAGCTCGCCGACCACGTCGCCATCGTGGACGCCGGCCGGGTGATCGCCGAGGGCAGCCCGGACCAGCTGTGCCGGTCGGACGCCGGCAACACGGTCCGCTTCCGCGCCCACGCCGGGCTGGACATCGCCTCGCTGCTGAAGGCGCTGCCCGACGGCAGCAGGGTCAGCGAGCCCGCCCCCGGCAGCTACCTGGTCGAGGGCGCGGTCGATCCGCAGCTGCTGGCCACCGTCACCACCTGGTGCGCCCAGTCCGGGGTGATGCCGGAGCGGCTCGCCGTGGAACGCAACACCCTCGAAGACGTCTTCCTCGAACTGACCGGACGGGACCTGCGCGGATGA
- a CDS encoding ABC transporter permease, translated as MTTYTPRPGAAPIGRMLRAQTALETRMLLRNGEQLLLTVVIPSVLLVLFSAVDIVSTTGPGARVDFLAPGLLALAVMSTAFTGQAIGTGFERRYGVLKRLGASPLPRWALMTAKTGSVLATEVLQVALLSVIALALGWHPHGDPAAVVALLLLGTAAFSGLGLLMAGTLRAEATLAAANLVFVLLLLAGGVIVPMARYPAGVRPVLEALPISALSDGLRTVLQQGAAVPWSDLGILAAWAVLGLAAAGRFFRWE; from the coding sequence ATGACCACCTACACCCCCCGGCCGGGCGCCGCGCCGATCGGCCGGATGCTCCGCGCGCAGACCGCGCTGGAGACCCGGATGCTGCTGCGCAACGGCGAGCAGCTGCTGCTCACCGTGGTCATCCCGAGCGTGCTGCTGGTGCTGTTCAGCGCCGTGGACATCGTCAGCACCACCGGCCCGGGGGCGCGGGTGGACTTCCTCGCGCCGGGGCTGCTGGCGCTGGCGGTGATGTCCACCGCCTTCACCGGCCAGGCCATCGGCACCGGCTTCGAGCGCCGCTACGGGGTGCTGAAGCGGCTGGGCGCCAGCCCGCTGCCGCGCTGGGCGCTGATGACCGCCAAGACGGGCAGCGTGCTGGCCACCGAGGTGCTGCAGGTGGCGCTGCTGTCGGTGATCGCGCTGGCCCTCGGCTGGCACCCGCACGGCGACCCGGCGGCGGTGGTGGCGCTGCTGCTGCTGGGCACCGCCGCCTTCTCCGGCCTCGGCCTGCTGATGGCCGGTACGCTGCGCGCGGAGGCCACGCTGGCCGCCGCCAACCTGGTGTTCGTCCTGCTGCTGCTGGCGGGCGGGGTGATCGTCCCGATGGCCAGGTACCCGGCCGGGGTCCGCCCGGTGCTGGAGGCGCTGCCGATCAGCGCGCTCTCCGACGGCCTGCGTACGGTGCTGCAGCAGGGCGCGGCCGTGCCGTGGTCGGATCTGGGCATCCTGGCGGCCTGGGCGGTGCTGGGGCTGGCCGCGGCCGGGCGCTTCTTCCGCTGGGAGTGA
- the wecB gene encoding non-hydrolyzing UDP-N-acetylglucosamine 2-epimerase, which translates to MPLNDSPRDIAVVFGTRPEIIKLAGIITELDDRARIVHTGQHYDNALSSAFFANFGLPQPHLLLDGATGPWGRGHQVGTLIAELTREFTLAPPRAVIVQGDTNSTSAGAQAAHYCGIPVVHVEAGLRSRDRSMPEEINRQVVGVIADIHCAATPEAADNLLAEGVAPERIRITGNTVVEATLRSLPRPEAVDALLARLDIPDAFVLATFHRPENSDDPVRLAAVLESLAGLGLPAVVPLHPRTRAKIKEFGLEPAAERLLLVEPVDHPTFLALAGRARLLVSDSGGVQEETTVLKKPLLVVRTSTERPEAVRAGFAHLVEPGRELLTTARRLLADAGLGDRLAATASPYGDGTASVRISAIARALADGAPVPEPLPQPLSATGS; encoded by the coding sequence GTGCCACTCAACGATTCACCCCGCGACATCGCCGTCGTCTTCGGGACGCGGCCGGAGATCATCAAGCTCGCCGGGATCATCACCGAGCTCGACGACCGCGCCCGGATCGTCCACACCGGGCAGCACTACGACAACGCCCTCTCCAGCGCCTTCTTCGCCAACTTCGGCCTGCCCCAGCCGCACCTGCTGCTGGACGGCGCCACCGGCCCCTGGGGCCGCGGCCACCAGGTCGGCACCCTGATCGCCGAGCTCACCCGGGAGTTCACCCTGGCGCCGCCGCGCGCGGTCATCGTCCAGGGCGACACCAACAGCACCTCGGCCGGGGCGCAGGCGGCCCACTACTGCGGCATCCCGGTGGTCCACGTCGAGGCCGGGCTGCGCTCGCGCGACCGCTCCATGCCGGAGGAGATCAACCGCCAGGTCGTCGGCGTCATCGCCGACATCCACTGCGCGGCCACCCCCGAGGCGGCCGACAACCTGCTGGCCGAGGGCGTCGCCCCGGAACGGATCAGGATCACCGGCAACACCGTGGTCGAGGCCACCCTGCGCTCGCTCCCCCGCCCGGAGGCCGTGGACGCGCTGCTGGCCCGGCTGGACATCCCGGACGCCTTCGTCCTGGCCACCTTCCACCGGCCGGAGAACTCCGACGACCCGGTCCGGCTGGCCGCCGTCCTGGAGTCGCTGGCCGGCCTCGGACTGCCCGCCGTGGTGCCGCTGCACCCGCGCACCCGGGCCAAGATCAAGGAGTTCGGCCTGGAGCCGGCCGCCGAGCGGCTGTTGCTGGTGGAGCCGGTGGACCACCCGACCTTCCTCGCCCTGGCCGGCCGGGCCCGGCTGCTGGTCTCCGACTCCGGCGGCGTCCAGGAGGAGACCACCGTGCTGAAGAAGCCGCTGCTGGTGGTGCGCACCAGCACCGAGCGGCCCGAGGCCGTCCGCGCGGGCTTCGCCCACCTGGTCGAGCCCGGCCGCGAGCTGCTCACCACCGCGCGCCGCCTGCTCGCCGACGCCGGGCTCGGCGACCGGCTGGCCGCGACCGCCTCCCCCTACGGGGACGGCACCGCCTCGGTCCGGATCAGCGCCATCGCCCGGGCGCTGGCCGACGGAGCGCCCGTACCGGAACCGCTGCCCCAGCCGCTGTCGGCCACCGGCAGCTGA